The following proteins are encoded in a genomic region of Rhizobium sp. CCGE531:
- a CDS encoding MFS transporter: MVTIEIDNDVPAKVPARGIWGWMFFDWAAQPFFTVVTTFIFGPYFVARLTADPVSAQTTWSNMATISSVIIAILSPVLGSIADQSGARKPWIAFFAVIKIASLFCLWGAAPGSPVIYPVIFMILASISAEFSIVFNDSMMPRLVGKDDVGRLSNAAWGLGYLGGMIVLITVVTLLAGNPQTGKTILGLTPLFGLDATLGEDARITGPISAVWYLIFILPMFFFTPDAARGLPLRGAVRSGLRELKTTLGELKRRRGISLFLIARMIYQDGVNGLLILGGTFAAGMFGWATIEIGIYGIILNVIAIFGCFAAGYVDRWLGSKTTVVISLTLLLVATFGIISTGPGFTLFGLVPLSTVSSGGLFGTAAEKAYIGYGLLIGIAFGPVQASSRSYLARSVSLSEAGRYFGIYALSGRATSFMATLFFSLVTYWSGSARLGMATLVIFLAGGLLLLLPTPYPADKAK, from the coding sequence TTGGTGACGATCGAAATCGATAATGACGTGCCGGCAAAAGTGCCGGCACGGGGCATTTGGGGCTGGATGTTCTTCGACTGGGCGGCCCAACCCTTCTTCACCGTCGTCACCACCTTCATCTTCGGCCCCTATTTCGTCGCGCGTCTGACGGCCGATCCCGTCTCCGCGCAGACGACATGGAGCAACATGGCGACGATCTCCTCGGTGATCATCGCCATCCTCTCTCCGGTCCTCGGCTCGATTGCCGATCAATCCGGCGCCCGCAAACCATGGATCGCCTTCTTCGCCGTCATCAAGATCGCCAGCCTCTTCTGTCTCTGGGGGGCAGCACCGGGATCGCCGGTCATCTACCCGGTGATCTTCATGATCCTCGCTTCGATCTCGGCCGAATTCTCGATCGTCTTCAATGATTCGATGATGCCGCGGCTGGTCGGCAAGGATGATGTCGGCAGGCTGTCGAACGCCGCCTGGGGGCTCGGCTATCTCGGCGGCATGATTGTCCTCATTACCGTCGTTACGCTGCTCGCCGGCAATCCACAGACCGGAAAGACCATCCTCGGCCTGACACCACTCTTCGGCCTCGATGCCACGCTTGGTGAGGATGCGCGCATCACCGGGCCGATTTCGGCCGTGTGGTATCTGATCTTCATCCTGCCGATGTTCTTTTTCACGCCGGATGCCGCCCGCGGCCTGCCGCTTCGCGGCGCCGTTCGCTCGGGGCTGCGGGAACTCAAAACGACGCTCGGTGAACTGAAGCGCCGGCGCGGCATCAGCCTCTTCCTCATCGCCCGCATGATCTATCAGGATGGCGTCAACGGCCTGCTGATCCTCGGCGGCACCTTCGCGGCCGGCATGTTCGGCTGGGCGACGATCGAGATCGGCATTTACGGCATCATCCTCAACGTCATCGCCATCTTCGGCTGCTTTGCCGCCGGTTATGTCGATCGCTGGCTGGGCTCGAAGACCACCGTCGTCATCAGCCTGACATTGCTGCTTGTCGCCACCTTCGGCATCATCTCGACCGGACCGGGCTTCACGCTCTTCGGCCTTGTTCCGCTCTCGACGGTCAGCTCCGGTGGCCTGTTCGGCACGGCGGCGGAAAAGGCCTATATCGGCTACGGCCTGCTGATCGGCATCGCCTTCGGCCCCGTGCAGGCCTCCTCGCGCTCTTATCTCGCCCGCAGCGTCAGCCTTTCCGAGGCCGGCCGTTATTTCGGCATCTACGCGCTCTCCGGCCGCGCCACCAGCTTCATGGCGACACTGTTCTTCTCGCTGGTGACTTATTGGAGCGGCTCGGCCCGCCTCGGCATGGCAACACTCGTCATCTTCCTCGCCGGCGGCCTGCTGCTTCTGCTGCCGACGCCCTATCCGGCCGACAAGGCGAAGTAG
- the purH gene encoding bifunctional phosphoribosylaminoimidazolecarboxamide formyltransferase/IMP cyclohydrolase — translation MAVVSKKIPAPDKVKVKTALLSVFDKTGIVELARALSDQGVRLLSTGGTHKAIAAAGLAVTDVSEVTSFPEIMDGRVKTLHPKVHGGLLAIRDDAEHQAAMKEHGIEGIDLAVINLYPFEDVRKAGGDYPTTVENIDIGGPAMIRASAKNHAYVTTLTDPADYAELLAQLSADAGQTTYDFRKRMAAKAFARTAAYDAMISNWFAEALDIATPRHRVIGGVLREEMRYGENPHQKAAFYVTGENRPGVSTATLLQGKQLSYNNINDTDAAYELVAEFLPEKGPACAIIKHANPCGVATGPSLVEAYKRALACDSVSAFGGIIALNNLLDAETAEEIVKLFTEVIIAPEVSEEAKAIIARKPNLRLLSVGALPDPRAAGLTAKTVSGGLLVQNRDNALVEDMELKVVTKRAPTAQELEDMKFAFRVAKHVKSNAVVYAKDGQTAGIGAGQMSRVDSARIAAIKAEEAAKAMGLAEPLTRGSAVASEAFLPFADGLLSAIAAGATAVIQPGGSMRDQEVIDAANEHNVAMVFTGVRHFRH, via the coding sequence ATGGCCGTCGTTTCCAAGAAAATTCCTGCTCCCGACAAAGTGAAGGTGAAGACAGCACTTCTGTCCGTCTTCGACAAGACCGGCATCGTCGAGCTGGCGCGCGCGCTCAGCGACCAGGGCGTGCGGCTGCTGTCGACCGGCGGCACGCACAAGGCGATCGCGGCTGCCGGTCTTGCGGTGACCGATGTGTCCGAAGTGACGAGTTTTCCCGAGATCATGGACGGCCGCGTCAAGACGCTACATCCGAAGGTGCATGGCGGTTTGCTCGCCATCCGTGACGATGCCGAGCACCAGGCCGCGATGAAGGAGCATGGCATCGAAGGCATCGATCTGGCTGTCATCAACCTCTACCCCTTCGAGGATGTGCGCAAGGCAGGCGGCGATTATCCGACGACGGTCGAGAATATCGACATCGGCGGCCCGGCGATGATCCGCGCTTCGGCCAAGAACCATGCCTATGTGACGACGCTGACCGATCCGGCCGATTATGCCGAGCTGCTGGCGCAGCTTTCCGCCGATGCCGGCCAGACCACTTATGATTTCCGCAAGCGCATGGCTGCCAAGGCCTTTGCCCGCACCGCTGCCTATGACGCGATGATCTCCAACTGGTTTGCCGAAGCGCTCGATATCGCCACGCCGCGCCACCGCGTCATCGGCGGCGTTCTGCGCGAAGAGATGCGCTATGGCGAAAACCCGCATCAGAAGGCCGCCTTCTACGTGACGGGCGAAAACCGCCCCGGCGTTTCGACGGCGACGCTCCTCCAGGGCAAGCAGCTTTCCTACAACAATATCAACGACACCGACGCTGCCTATGAGCTCGTTGCCGAGTTCCTGCCGGAAAAGGGTCCGGCCTGCGCCATCATCAAGCATGCCAACCCCTGCGGCGTTGCCACCGGCCCGAGCCTGGTGGAAGCCTATAAGCGCGCTCTCGCCTGCGATTCCGTTTCGGCCTTCGGCGGTATCATCGCGCTGAACAACCTGCTCGACGCTGAGACCGCCGAAGAGATCGTCAAGCTCTTCACCGAGGTCATCATCGCGCCCGAAGTCAGCGAGGAAGCCAAGGCGATCATCGCCCGCAAGCCGAACCTTCGTCTGCTTTCGGTCGGCGCCCTGCCCGATCCGCGTGCTGCCGGCCTGACCGCCAAGACTGTCTCCGGCGGCCTTTTGGTCCAGAACCGCGACAATGCACTGGTCGAGGATATGGAGCTCAAGGTCGTCACCAAGCGCGCGCCGACGGCGCAGGAGCTTGAGGACATGAAATTCGCCTTTCGTGTTGCCAAACACGTGAAGTCGAACGCCGTCGTTTACGCCAAGGATGGCCAGACGGCGGGTATTGGTGCGGGCCAGATGAGCCGCGTCGATTCCGCCCGCATCGCCGCGATCAAGGCCGAAGAAGCCGCCAAGGCCATGGGCCTTGCCGAGCCGCTGACGCGCGGTTCGGCCGTCGCTTCCGAAGCCTTCCTGCCCTTTGCCGACGGCCTGCTGTCGGCGATCGCCGCGGGCGCCACGGCTGTCATCCAGCCCGGCGGCTCGATGCGCGACCAGGAGGTCATCGACGCGGCCAACGAGCACAATGTCGCGATGGTCTTCACCGGCGTTCGCCATTTCCGGCATTAA
- the pdxY gene encoding pyridoxal kinase PdxY, with translation MSQMSAGAVIVISSHVVRGSVGNRAAVFALETLGHPVWALPTIVLPWHPGHGRSTRLTFSEADFDHAIDDLIAAPWLSEVKAVLSGYFGNAAQARSVARLVTALRQKNPDLFYACDPVIGDAGGLYVPEATAEAIRDLLIPLASLATPNRYELAWLAGAPLEDNNAIMEAALALGPSRMLVTSAVPMMAGGIGNLYLSGRNALLAEHRSIEGAPNGLGDLLSAVFLSRLLSGMDEERALQLTTASVYEVLARAVKRGSDELTLAADSTSLSTPMAMVQLRHLVHPAQRRKK, from the coding sequence ATGTCGCAAATGTCGGCCGGCGCCGTTATCGTCATCTCCAGCCATGTCGTCAGAGGGTCCGTCGGCAATCGTGCGGCTGTTTTCGCGCTGGAAACACTCGGGCACCCCGTCTGGGCGCTGCCGACCATCGTTCTGCCCTGGCATCCCGGCCATGGCCGCTCGACGCGGCTGACCTTCAGCGAGGCTGATTTCGACCACGCCATCGACGATCTCATCGCCGCACCCTGGCTTTCCGAAGTGAAGGCGGTTCTCTCAGGCTATTTCGGCAATGCCGCGCAGGCGCGCTCGGTCGCCAGGCTGGTGACTGCCCTGCGGCAAAAGAACCCCGATCTTTTCTATGCCTGCGATCCCGTCATCGGCGATGCCGGCGGCCTCTATGTGCCCGAGGCAACGGCCGAAGCCATCCGCGATCTCCTGATCCCGCTGGCCTCCTTGGCAACGCCGAACCGTTATGAGCTTGCCTGGCTTGCCGGCGCGCCGCTCGAGGACAACAACGCCATCATGGAAGCGGCCCTTGCCCTCGGACCGTCACGCATGCTGGTGACCTCGGCGGTGCCGATGATGGCCGGCGGCATCGGAAACCTCTATCTCAGCGGCCGAAACGCGCTGCTTGCCGAGCATCGCAGCATCGAAGGTGCGCCGAACGGACTTGGCGATCTCTTGTCCGCCGTATTCCTTTCGCGCCTGCTCTCCGGCATGGATGAGGAAAGGGCGCTGCAGCTGACGACGGCCAGCGTTTACGAGGTGCTGGCGCGCGCCGTCAAGCGCGGCAGCGATGAGCTGACGCTCGCCGCCGATTCAACAAGCCTGTCGACGCCGATGGCAATGGTGCAGTTGCGGCACCTCGTCCACCCGGCGCAGCGGCGGAAGAAATAG
- a CDS encoding heparinase II/III family protein, which translates to MREAWRRMSRRAALTRLRLTRHTMRVPERLIVAPTDLRSVDPFFVEELLNGRILLAGRVLETQGASPFSLELPSLAFATRLHNFRWLRHLRAEKSDQASAMARSILTDWIAVHGRRLHGLAWSPDIAAQRLIALLSHSPVLLHGTDSGFYRRFMRMLVFHVRFLRRIVSSSPDGVTRFRVRIALAMSSVAMPSSALTLKRAGQALDREIDRQILQDGGHISRNPRASLELLLDLLPLRQTYVNLGHDVPVRLIPGIDRMYPALRFFRHQDGDLALFNGATSTLANELMSVLRYDETAGQAFKALPHTRYHRLAAGSAVVIVDVGTAASADLSRKAHAGCLSFEMSSGKTRFIINSGSPEFAGDRFTQAARATAAHSTVTLNDTSSSQFSKSKSLGPIMVGGVKKVIVERAETEDGRDYVRAAHDGYLSAFGYAHERELSLNASGTIVAGRDRFFVPEGRKQPPKGKGIASARFHIHPSISLLQTETDSALLIAPDGETWVFSSPGNEVLVAEDIFFADPSGMRSSDQLEIVFRIAEKAEIRWFLSHRP; encoded by the coding sequence ATGCGGGAAGCATGGCGGCGGATGTCGCGCCGCGCGGCGTTGACGCGATTGCGTCTCACCCGCCACACGATGCGTGTGCCGGAACGGCTGATCGTGGCGCCGACCGATCTTCGCAGCGTCGATCCCTTTTTCGTCGAAGAGCTTCTGAACGGGCGCATCCTGCTTGCCGGGCGCGTTCTGGAAACGCAGGGCGCATCGCCCTTCTCGCTCGAATTGCCGTCGCTGGCCTTTGCCACCCGGCTGCACAATTTTCGCTGGTTGCGGCATTTGCGGGCGGAGAAAAGCGACCAGGCCTCGGCCATGGCGCGGTCGATCCTCACCGATTGGATTGCGGTTCACGGCCGTCGGCTGCACGGTCTTGCCTGGTCGCCTGACATAGCGGCGCAGCGGCTGATCGCGCTCTTGTCGCATTCGCCGGTGCTTTTGCATGGCACCGACAGCGGCTTTTATCGCCGTTTCATGCGGATGCTCGTCTTCCATGTGCGCTTTCTGCGCCGGATCGTATCGTCGTCGCCCGATGGCGTGACCCGGTTCCGCGTGCGCATCGCGCTTGCCATGTCCTCGGTCGCCATGCCGAGTAGCGCGCTTACGCTGAAACGTGCCGGTCAGGCACTCGATCGCGAGATCGACCGACAGATTTTGCAGGATGGCGGCCATATCTCCCGCAATCCGCGCGCGTCGCTGGAACTGCTGCTCGATCTGCTGCCGCTGCGCCAGACCTATGTCAATCTCGGCCATGACGTGCCGGTGCGGCTTATTCCCGGCATCGACCGCATGTATCCGGCGCTGCGCTTCTTTCGTCACCAGGATGGTGATCTGGCGCTGTTCAACGGCGCGACCTCGACGCTTGCCAACGAATTGATGTCGGTGCTGCGCTATGACGAGACGGCGGGACAGGCTTTCAAGGCCCTGCCGCATACCAGATATCACCGGTTGGCGGCCGGTTCGGCCGTCGTTATCGTCGACGTCGGGACTGCCGCTTCGGCCGATCTCAGCCGCAAGGCGCATGCGGGCTGTCTCTCCTTCGAAATGTCATCGGGCAAAACGCGCTTCATCATCAATTCCGGTTCGCCGGAGTTTGCGGGCGATCGCTTTACACAGGCTGCGCGAGCGACCGCGGCGCATTCGACCGTCACGCTCAACGACACCTCGTCGTCTCAGTTTTCCAAGTCGAAATCGTTAGGGCCGATCATGGTCGGCGGCGTCAAGAAGGTCATCGTCGAGCGCGCCGAGACCGAAGACGGGCGCGATTATGTCCGAGCCGCCCATGACGGCTATCTTTCCGCCTTCGGCTACGCCCACGAGCGTGAGCTGAGCCTCAATGCCAGCGGCACGATCGTCGCCGGCCGCGACCGGTTCTTCGTGCCGGAGGGCAGGAAACAGCCGCCGAAGGGTAAAGGCATTGCCTCGGCGCGCTTCCATATCCACCCCTCCATCAGCCTGTTGCAGACGGAAACGGATTCCGCGCTGCTGATCGCGCCGGATGGAGAGACCTGGGTCTTCTCCTCGCCGGGCAACGAGGTGCTTGTCGCGGAAGATATCTTCTTTGCCGATCCCTCGGGCATGCGCTCTTCCGATCAGCTCGAGATCGTTTTCCGGATCGCCGAAAAAGCGGAAATCCGCTGGTTTTTATCCCATCGGCCATAG
- a CDS encoding NAD-glutamate dehydrogenase has product MTPKTNPKREKQIEAARKIAATAGEAHLDPEILFGRASNDDMERYTPEMLALAAAHAARELAAWSGTSPRVSIEQVANIEPDGAAVSILSITDHNMPFLYESIMGEVTSSYRDLHMAVHPILVVEKGKQPGLYSADHPSDPAHRVSHIQLHLSPLTAAQATDLTKRIQSVLDQTHLTVSDWKPMLSRLDTVISELSTYEAAGRRKSDRDEALAFLAWLRDGNFTFLGMREYVYSGKGANAKVERDRGTGLGILSNPDVRVLRQGKDAVTTTPEILAFLNGPDFLIVTKANVKSIVHRRAYMDYVGVKRFDADGNVTGELRIVGLFTSTAYTSAAAEVPLLRSKVQKVKDHFGFDPTSHSGRMLENTLESYPRDDLFQIDTTLLASFAEQINDLADRPRVRALPRIDHFDRFVSVIVYVPREEYDSVVREKIGNHLKSVYDGRVSAYYPAFPEGGVARVHFIIGRSAGKTPHIPQAKLEEAIRAITARWDERFVMLAGPKAPNISVSQAFQEAFSPEDAFADLPNITATAGAEPIRIAFYIRKDEAGDILSLKIFHGQGNLALSRRVPLLENLGFNVISERTFDIYVTAKDGTTGHVVLHDMELEARNGVTIDLARHGAALEEAFLAAFGGTIDNDAFNRLIVSADLSARETNVLRAYSRYLRQAGIAYSQDYISSTLDKYPRIAASLFRLFHDTLDPKLSDKNRTKKLVDLHASIETELADVPSLDDDRILRRYVNAMDATLRTNYFQRNTDGTPKAMLAFKLDPKLLDGLPEPRPFREIFVYGVEVEGVHLRFGKVARGGLRWSDRAEDYRTEVLGLVKAQQVKNAVIVPVGAKGGFYPKKLPVGGSRDEIFNTGREAYKTYIRTLLSITDNISGADIIPPADTVRLDGDDPYFVVAADKGTATFSDTANALAQEAGFWLDDAFASGGSAGYDHKKMGITARGAWETVKRHFREMDIDIQTTPFNVVGVGDMSGDVFGNGMLLSPKIRLLAAFDHRDIFIDPDPDMDKTLAERQRIFNLPRSSWQDFDKSVLSKGAMIISRSAKSVTLTPEAVAAIGIEKSVATPFEIMTAILKAPVDLLWFGGIGTYVKAQTETDSEVGDRANDPIRITAEEVRAKVIGEGANLGVTQKGRIAYGLKGGRCNSDAIDNSAGVNTSDVEVNIKIALANAMHDDRLTRAKRDILLASMTDEVGTLVLRNNYLQSLAISLTERKGTGNGLELSRFMSVLEGAKQLNRKVETLPDDQTFTERYANGRPLTRPEIGVLLSYAKIVLFDAIVASDLPDDPYFTATLGRYFPAKMQRSNATDIESHRLRREIIGTALANEAINRGGPGFAVSMMDATAASAAEVVKATVIARDGFDLDRLWNDTDALDGKVGGQMQNRVYSEITEVYTALTRLLLKTGAAKGDIEETVSRLSAALKKLRAVFLSHIPADFAAEIAAREAEYQAAGLPEKLASEIATIYALVLVPEIMQIAERTGDTLNRAAESYFAVSQTFRVGRLLLAGSRIVTGDHYESLALARSLDQIAGARRDIVISALSNHPKDKLPVQAWHAEDRIRINRIAEELGGLSESGDPNLARITVAAGLLSDLANGRAR; this is encoded by the coding sequence ATGACGCCCAAAACCAATCCGAAACGGGAAAAACAGATTGAAGCGGCACGCAAAATAGCCGCGACGGCGGGCGAGGCGCATCTCGATCCCGAAATCCTGTTCGGCCGGGCCAGCAATGACGATATGGAGCGATACACTCCGGAGATGCTGGCTCTTGCTGCCGCGCACGCGGCCAGGGAACTGGCAGCCTGGAGCGGTACCTCTCCGCGCGTCAGCATCGAGCAGGTCGCCAATATCGAGCCCGATGGCGCCGCCGTGTCGATCCTCTCGATCACCGACCACAACATGCCCTTCCTTTACGAATCGATCATGGGCGAGGTCACCAGCAGCTACCGCGACCTCCATATGGCCGTGCACCCGATCCTGGTCGTCGAGAAGGGCAAGCAGCCGGGTCTCTATTCCGCCGATCACCCGAGCGACCCTGCCCATCGCGTCAGCCATATCCAGCTTCATCTCTCGCCATTGACGGCGGCACAGGCAACGGATCTGACCAAGCGGATCCAGAGCGTGCTCGACCAGACGCACCTCACCGTTTCCGACTGGAAGCCGATGCTGTCGCGCCTTGATACGGTCATCTCGGAGCTTTCCACCTATGAGGCGGCCGGCCGCCGCAAGAGCGATCGCGACGAGGCGCTCGCCTTCCTTGCCTGGCTACGGGATGGCAACTTCACCTTCCTCGGCATGCGCGAATATGTCTATTCCGGCAAGGGCGCCAACGCCAAGGTCGAGCGCGATCGCGGCACCGGCCTCGGCATCCTCTCCAATCCGGACGTGCGCGTTCTGAGGCAGGGCAAGGACGCCGTCACCACGACGCCGGAAATCCTTGCCTTCCTCAACGGGCCGGATTTCCTGATCGTCACCAAGGCCAACGTCAAATCGATCGTCCACCGCCGCGCCTATATGGATTATGTCGGCGTCAAGCGCTTCGACGCTGATGGCAACGTCACGGGCGAGCTGCGCATCGTCGGCCTCTTCACCTCCACGGCCTATACCAGTGCCGCCGCGGAGGTGCCGCTGCTGCGCTCCAAGGTACAGAAGGTCAAGGATCATTTCGGCTTCGATCCCACAAGCCATTCCGGCCGCATGCTCGAAAACACGCTGGAATCCTATCCCCGCGACGACCTCTTCCAGATCGACACGACGCTGCTCGCGAGCTTTGCCGAGCAGATCAACGACCTGGCAGACCGGCCGCGCGTGCGCGCGCTGCCGCGCATCGACCATTTCGACCGCTTCGTCTCGGTGATCGTCTATGTCCCGCGCGAGGAATATGATTCCGTCGTCCGCGAGAAGATCGGCAACCACCTGAAGTCAGTCTATGACGGCCGCGTCTCCGCTTACTATCCGGCTTTCCCGGAAGGCGGCGTGGCGCGCGTGCATTTCATCATCGGCCGCAGCGCCGGCAAGACGCCACATATTCCGCAGGCCAAGCTCGAAGAGGCAATCCGCGCCATCACAGCCCGCTGGGACGAACGCTTCGTCATGCTGGCTGGCCCGAAGGCGCCGAACATCTCGGTCAGCCAGGCCTTCCAGGAAGCCTTCTCGCCGGAAGACGCTTTTGCCGATCTGCCTAATATCACAGCGACTGCCGGAGCCGAGCCGATCCGCATCGCCTTCTATATCCGCAAGGACGAGGCCGGCGACATTCTCTCGCTGAAGATTTTCCATGGGCAGGGCAACCTCGCGCTGTCGCGCCGCGTGCCGCTCCTCGAAAATCTCGGCTTCAACGTCATCAGCGAGCGCACTTTCGATATCTATGTCACGGCCAAGGACGGCACGACCGGCCATGTCGTGCTTCACGACATGGAGCTCGAAGCCCGCAACGGCGTGACCATCGATCTCGCACGCCATGGCGCGGCATTGGAAGAAGCCTTCCTCGCCGCCTTCGGCGGCACGATCGACAATGATGCCTTCAACCGGCTGATCGTCTCCGCCGATCTCTCCGCCCGCGAAACGAATGTATTGCGCGCCTATTCCCGCTATCTGCGCCAGGCCGGTATCGCCTATTCGCAGGATTATATCTCTTCGACGCTGGATAAATATCCGCGCATAGCCGCTTCGCTTTTCCGCCTCTTCCACGACACGCTGGATCCGAAACTCAGCGACAAAAACCGCACGAAGAAGCTTGTCGACCTGCACGCGTCCATCGAAACCGAGCTCGCCGACGTTCCAAGCCTCGACGACGACCGCATCCTGCGCCGCTACGTCAACGCCATGGACGCGACGCTGCGCACCAACTATTTCCAGAGGAACACGGACGGCACGCCGAAGGCCATGCTCGCCTTCAAGCTCGATCCGAAGCTGCTGGACGGCCTGCCTGAGCCGCGGCCCTTCCGCGAGATCTTCGTCTACGGCGTCGAAGTCGAAGGCGTGCACCTGCGCTTCGGCAAGGTGGCGCGCGGCGGCCTGCGCTGGTCTGACCGCGCCGAGGATTATCGTACCGAAGTGCTCGGCCTGGTGAAGGCGCAGCAGGTCAAGAATGCCGTCATCGTGCCAGTCGGCGCCAAGGGCGGCTTCTATCCAAAGAAGCTTCCGGTCGGCGGCAGCCGCGACGAAATCTTCAATACCGGCCGCGAGGCCTACAAGACCTATATCCGCACGCTGCTGTCGATCACCGACAATATCTCCGGCGCCGATATCATCCCGCCGGCCGATACCGTGCGGCTCGATGGCGACGACCCCTATTTCGTCGTCGCCGCCGACAAGGGCACCGCCACCTTCTCCGACACCGCCAATGCGCTGGCCCAGGAAGCCGGCTTCTGGCTGGATGACGCCTTCGCCTCGGGCGGCTCGGCCGGTTACGACCACAAGAAAATGGGCATCACCGCCCGCGGCGCCTGGGAAACCGTGAAGCGGCATTTCCGCGAGATGGATATCGATATCCAGACGACGCCCTTCAACGTCGTCGGCGTCGGCGACATGTCCGGCGACGTCTTCGGCAACGGCATGCTGCTGTCGCCGAAAATCCGCCTGCTCGCCGCCTTCGACCATCGCGACATCTTCATCGATCCCGATCCGGACATGGACAAGACGCTTGCCGAACGGCAGCGCATCTTCAACCTGCCGCGCTCGAGCTGGCAGGATTTCGACAAGTCCGTTCTGTCGAAGGGCGCCATGATCATCTCCCGCTCGGCAAAGTCGGTCACGCTGACGCCGGAAGCGGTCGCCGCCATCGGCATAGAAAAGTCGGTCGCAACGCCCTTCGAGATCATGACGGCGATCCTCAAGGCGCCGGTGGACCTGCTGTGGTTTGGCGGCATCGGCACCTATGTCAAGGCACAGACCGAAACGGATTCGGAAGTCGGTGATCGCGCCAACGATCCGATCCGCATCACAGCGGAAGAGGTCCGCGCCAAGGTGATCGGCGAGGGCGCCAATCTCGGCGTCACGCAGAAGGGCCGCATCGCCTACGGCCTCAAGGGTGGCCGCTGCAACTCCGACGCCATCGACAATTCCGCCGGCGTCAACACCTCGGACGTCGAGGTCAACATCAAGATCGCGCTTGCCAATGCCATGCACGACGACCGCCTGACGCGAGCCAAGCGCGATATCCTGCTGGCATCGATGACCGACGAAGTCGGAACCCTGGTGTTGCGGAACAACTACCTGCAATCCCTGGCGATCTCGCTGACGGAGCGCAAGGGAACCGGCAACGGCCTGGAACTCAGCCGCTTCATGAGCGTGCTGGAAGGCGCCAAGCAGCTCAACCGCAAGGTCGAGACCCTGCCCGACGATCAGACCTTCACCGAACGTTATGCCAACGGACGCCCGTTGACCCGCCCTGAAATCGGCGTGCTGCTCTCCTATGCCAAGATCGTTCTCTTCGACGCGATCGTTGCGAGCGACTTGCCTGACGATCCCTATTTCACAGCCACCCTCGGCCGCTATTTCCCGGCCAAGATGCAGCGCTCGAACGCCACGGATATCGAAAGCCATCGCCTCCGCCGCGAGATCATCGGCACGGCGCTTGCCAACGAAGCGATCAACCGTGGCGGCCCGGGTTTTGCGGTCAGCATGATGGACGCGACGGCCGCATCGGCCGCCGAAGTCGTCAAGGCGACCGTCATCGCCCGCGACGGCTTCGATCTCGACCGACTCTGGAACGATACCGACGCGCTGGATGGCAAGGTCGGCGGCCAGATGCAGAACCGCGTCTATAGCGAGATCACCGAGGTCTATACCGCGCTGACGCGCCTCCTCTTGAAGACGGGAGCCGCCAAGGGCGATATCGAGGAAACAGTTAGTCGGCTTAGTGCGGCTTTGAAGAAGCTGCGCGCCGTCTTCCTCAGCCACATCCCGGCGGATTTCGCAGCCGAGATCGCCGCCCGCGAGGCGGAATATCAGGCCGCCGGCCTGCCGGAAAAGCTGGCTTCGGAGATCGCGACGATCTACGCGCTCGTCCTCGTGCCTGAGATCATGCAGATCGCCGAACGCACCGGCGATACGCTAAACCGGGCGGCCGAAAGCTACTTCGCCGTGTCGCAGACCTTCCGCGTCGGCCGTCTGCTGCTCGCCGGCAGCCGGATCGTCACCGGCGATCACTATGAGAGCCTCGCTCTGGCGCGCAGCCTCGACCAGATCGCCGGCGCCCGCCGCGATATCGTCATCTCCGCCTTGTCCAACCATCCGAAGGACAAGCTGCCGGTTCAGGCATGGCATGCGGAGGACCGCATCCGCATCAATCGCATCGCCGAAGAACTCGGCGGCCTCAGCGAAAGCGGCGATCCCAATCTCGCCCGCATCACCGTCGCCGCCGGCCTGCTCAGCGATCTTGCGAACGGCCGGGCAAGGTGA